The genomic DNA GCGGCTGGTTTGCCGAGCTGGGGATCGCGTTTGCGAGAACGATCGAATACGAATCGGGAGACGAATACGACTTCGATGCCGGGATGTTTGGTAACGCCGGGGTGACGTTTTAAGGAGATTGTTGGAGTCGAGGCTTCAGCTGAAGATGCGCTCCGTCGGCTGAAGCCTCGACTCCAGCGCTTTGTCGGCTGAAGCCTTGACTCCAGCGCGGCGAGCTACTGGTTCGCCTGGCCTTTGATCGTTCGCTGAGCGACTTCCCATGCGGAATCGAGATGCTTCAGATAAGCTTCCGGATCGAGCAGACGGCTGGCGTCATCGGTTTCGATTTCGATCAACCAACCGGCCCCATACGGTTCCGCGTTGATCGCCGAAGGGTCGTCCAAGGCTTCCGGATTGATTGCTGTCAAACGACCGGCGAGGGGCGAATAGAGGTCGCTTTCAGCCTTCTTGCTCTCGATGCTGCCGATGTTTTCGCTGGCGGCGATCGTCGCTCCGGCGTCGACGATCCAGTCGAGGAAGTAGACGTCCTGCAGCAGCCGAACTGCGTAGGCGGACAATCCGAAACGGAAGCGTCCCGCGTCGGTAGGCATCGCCCACATATGGTTCTTGGCATACAGACGGTCTTGCGGAAAGCTCGCTTGGAACTCTCCCATGCTGAAGACCAGCGAGTCGTTCGACTCGGCAGACTCGCTCATGTGTAGCGAACCCCTTGGTGCTCGGGCTCAAAGAACGCGGGCAACAGCGAATCGGCACGCAGCAGACCATCCATCGTCAATTCGACTTGGTCGTCGGTGAAACTCAGCAGCCCCTCGTCGGCGTAGCCTTGCCAAACGTCGCGCCAGCGATCGATCACGTCGACGCCAAACTTCTGGCGGAAATAACCGACGTCCAGCACGCCCTTCTTCAGCAGCAAAACCATCTCGCGGATCAGCATCTGATGCTCGGTCGGTTGGAAACCGCGTCCCAGCGGCAAACGGCCCTCTTCGATCGCGCCCAGATACTGTTCCATACCGGGCAGGTTTTGGTAGTGGACGCCTTGGGCGTGGCCAAAGCTGGCGATCCCGGTGGCCAACAGATCGCTGCCACGCCACAGATTGTCGCGATAGCTGAAGCTGATTTTGTTGGGATCCTTGATCATCGTGTACGCGCTGCTGACGCTGTAACCGACCTTCTTCAGCTCTTCATACGCGTACGCAACCCAGGCTCGTTTGGTCGGCCAATCGGCGACGGGGGTCTCGATCTTGTTACCCAAGATGTCTTTGGAATAGACCGTGTTAAACGGCAGTTCCATCTGATAGATCGTGACGCTCTCGGGACTCAGTTCGATCACCTTCTCGATGTTGTACTTCCAATTGTCCCACGTCTCGCCGACCATTCCCGAGATCAGGTCGATGTTCACGTTGTTGAAATTGGCAGCTTCGATCCATTCCCAGGCGGTGTAGACCTGCTTGGAAAGGTGAGCGCGGCCGTTTTCTTCGAGCACCGAATCGGTGAAGTTCTCCACGCCAAGGCTCAGCCGCGTGACGCCCAAGGTTTCGCGAAGCGTCTTGACCTTGGTCTCGCTGAGCGTGCCCGGTTCGCATTCAAACGTCACCTCTTCGGCGCCATCCCAAGTGATGTGGCGGTGCAGTCGTTCCGAGAGCGCCGTCAATTGTTTGGGGCTGAGGAAGCTGGGAGTGCCGCCGCCGAAGTAGACGAATCGGAACGGTCGGTCCCCCATCACGGGCAACTGGCTGACCATTTCGATCTCGCTGCACAACGCGTCGACGTAGCGTTGCACCTCGGGGGCTTTAACGTCGGTGAAGACCTTGAAGTAGCAGAACTTGCAGCGTTTGCGGCAAAACGGGATGTGCAGGTACAGCCCCAGCGGCGTGTCGGGCTTGGGGGGACTGCCGAGCGTCTGCTCGACAGTTGGCAGGGCGTCGACCGTCCACTGAGAATAAGGAGGGTAGTTGGAGATGAAATAGCTGCCGACTTCAGTTTTGGAATCGGTGGTGCTCATGGAATCTCTCTTTTGGTGGTCGGATGGGGGCGGTGCGGGAAGACGAAAAACGTCCCGAGCGACGCGGTCTACGGTTGGAATCGACAACCCGCATGCATTCTTCGGCCCGAGCTGCTTAACAGTTTACTAGTAAATCAAGTTCTCGACAGCCATTGCCTATGGCAAATCCGTGTTTCAACGGGGAGGTGCCAGCCGAAACACAAACGCTTAATGGCTCGGCGGTCATTGCTTGCCGCCGAAGCAGAGCACATGTCCCTCTTCGGTCGTGAGAATCAGCTTTCCGTCGGCGATCGCGGGGGATGCTAGCAGAGCTCCTTTGACTTCATATTGCCAGGTCTGTTTGCCGTCATGCAGGTTGAACCGGTACAAGCGGCCATCGGTGGCGGCCAGCAGCACGCTGTCGCCAGCGATCACGGGAGATGCGTCGGCGCGGCGGCGGACCGTGGTCTGCCAGAGCTGTTTGCCGGTGGAAGCGTCGAGCGCCGTCAGACGTTTGCCTTGGCTGCTGACGACGACGACCTTGTCGGTTGCCGCGGCGCTGCTTCTGTATTCTTGCGATTTCTCGGGGTCTTCGTAGGTCCACTTACGAGTCCCCTTTTGCCAATCGAAGGCAAACACGTGCCCGCCGTAGGTTGGCAAAAAGGCTAGCGGACCGACAACCGCAGGCGTGCTGTTGGTGGGACTTTCCAAGGGCATCGGGTCGGACGCCTTTTTGCCGGTGTTCAGATCGACGACATGCAGCTGGCTGTCGCAGCCGCCCAGGAAAGTGCGGTCGCCCGCAACGGTGGCGGAGCAGCGGATTTGGTCGGCGGTTTCGTACTCCCAGACGACCGAGCCATCGG from Rosistilla oblonga includes the following:
- a CDS encoding coproporphyrinogen-III oxidase family protein, with product MSTTDSKTEVGSYFISNYPPYSQWTVDALPTVEQTLGSPPKPDTPLGLYLHIPFCRKRCKFCYFKVFTDVKAPEVQRYVDALCSEIEMVSQLPVMGDRPFRFVYFGGGTPSFLSPKQLTALSERLHRHITWDGAEEVTFECEPGTLSETKVKTLRETLGVTRLSLGVENFTDSVLEENGRAHLSKQVYTAWEWIEAANFNNVNIDLISGMVGETWDNWKYNIEKVIELSPESVTIYQMELPFNTVYSKDILGNKIETPVADWPTKRAWVAYAYEELKKVGYSVSSAYTMIKDPNKISFSYRDNLWRGSDLLATGIASFGHAQGVHYQNLPGMEQYLGAIEEGRLPLGRGFQPTEHQMLIREMVLLLKKGVLDVGYFRQKFGVDVIDRWRDVWQGYADEGLLSFTDDQVELTMDGLLRADSLLPAFFEPEHQGVRYT
- a CDS encoding glycine cleavage system protein H, whose protein sequence is MSESAESNDSLVFSMGEFQASFPQDRLYAKNHMWAMPTDAGRFRFGLSAYAVRLLQDVYFLDWIVDAGATIAASENIGSIESKKAESDLYSPLAGRLTAINPEALDDPSAINAEPYGAGWLIEIETDDASRLLDPEAYLKHLDSAWEVAQRTIKGQANQ
- a CDS encoding PQQ-binding-like beta-propeller repeat protein, with translation MQPLKTDGILLASLLCVATVSNCLAQWPVQRGNLAATGAVEAALPETLSLLWDFADAAAFEATPVIDSGRIYAADTEGNVFCLNLADGKLIWKVSIDTGFLAAPAIQGDTLVLGDYDGMVYALSTADGSQRWKFEADGQIDSGAMFHGEKVLITSEAGKLHALKLTDGSVVWEYETADQIRCSATVAGDRTFLGGCDSQLHVVDLNTGKKASDPMPLESPTNSTPAVVGPLAFLPTYGGHVFAFDWQKGTRKWTYEDPEKSQEYRSSAAATDKVVVVSSQGKRLTALDASTGKQLWQTTVRRRADASPVIAGDSVLLAATDGRLYRFNLHDGKQTWQYEVKGALLASPAIADGKLILTTEEGHVLCFGGKQ